From Musa acuminata AAA Group cultivar baxijiao chromosome BXJ3-8, Cavendish_Baxijiao_AAA, whole genome shotgun sequence, one genomic window encodes:
- the LOC103995536 gene encoding protein OCTOPUS-like isoform X2, translated as MALEIGSLPPPFRLPPFTCDLHPDETVTGFCASCLRERLAGLDAAPGRRSTSSVSALKSVFSRVSASSHPSFLRPELRRCKSVSFTRRAVASAFGFESQRSSCDVRGRYTLWSLFRQDDLGRGYQPFAPSASTAAAPATMEGGGIELECRSLRAADPVLQVGVSSDVDGADAVEETEVKPMKDHIDEDVQAKKLPSKDLKEIAGSFWFAASVFSKKLHKWRRKHKDKKRGEAAAAVMSAEKPPKFSRRLRDTQSEVAVDAFGRRSCDTDPRFSLDAARMSFDDPRFSLDEPRASWDGYSIGGQAAFSRLPAMLSVVEDAPAAAVLRSDGLIPVEKDAVTPGGSAQTRDYYLDSSSTRRWRSLDRSNSNSIREHQLNELKPVSYAKVSPAGGTFFPFHHANLLDRDLRDLSSKSLSNEYVGSLDASFRDLREGAATKKPGKWSKAWNIWGFIQRRSNSRAGANVVERSLSESWPGLQSHQGYNGRILWRNSTVSSRSSFGVHGGYGGIRHSSLDINGQSKRRKDYVLERNRSARYSPSYGDNGMLRFYLTPMRNSRRNGSSRKGRHINSQYFVRNMLGLY; from the exons ATGGCTCTCGAGATAGGGTCCTTGCCGCCGCCATTCCGGCTTCCGCCCTTCACCTGCGACCTCCACCCCGACGAGACCGTCACGGGCTTCTGCGCTTCGTGCCTCCGGGAGCGCCTTGCCGGTCTCGACGCCGCCCCCGGCCGCCGCTCCACCTCCTCCGTCTCCGCCCTGAAGTCCGTCTTCTCCAGGGTCTCCGCCTCCAGCCATCCCTCCTTCCTCCGCCCCGAGCTCCGCCGCTGCAAATCCGTCTCCTTCACGCGCCGCGCCGTCGCCTCTGCCTTCGGCTTCGAGTCCCAGCGCAGTTCCTGCGACGTCCGCGGCCGGTACACGCTCTGGTCCCTCTTCCGTCAGGACGACTTGGGTAGGGGCTATCAGCCTTTCGCTCCCTCCGCCTCCACTGCCGCGGCGCCTGCGACGATGGAGGGCGGGGGAATCGAACTCGAGTGCCGGAGCCTCAG GGCGGCGGATCCGGTGCTTCAAGTGGGAGTGTCGTCGGACGTGGATGGGGCAGATGCGGTGGAGGAGACAGAGGTGAAGCCGATGAAGGACCACATCGATGAGGACGTCCAGGCGAAGAAGCTGCCTTCCAAAGACCTCAAGGAGATCGCCGGCAGCTTCTGGTTCGCGGCCTCCGTCTTCAGCAAGAAGCTTCACAAGTGGCGGCGAAAGCACAAGGACAAGAAGCGAGGCGAAGCTGCTGCGGCCGTGATGTCCGCTGAGAAGCCGCCCAAATTCTCGCGACGGCTACGCGACACTCAGTCGGAGGTGGCTGTGGATGCGTTCGGTCGGAGATCCTGCGACACGGACCCGAGGTTCTCCCTCGACGCCGCCCGAATGTCCTTCGACGACCCGAGGTTCTCGTTGGACGAGCCGAGAGCCTCATGGGATGGCTACTCGATCGGAGGCCAAGCGGCGTTCTCCCGGCTCCCCGCAATGCTGTCCGTCGTCGAGGATGCCCCTGCTGCTGCCGTCCTCCGGTCGGATGGCCTCATCCCCGTCGAGAAGGATGCTGTCACCCCAGGTGGGTCTGCACAAACTCGGGACTACTACTTGGACTCTTCATCCACTCGTCGCTGGCGAAGCCTTGACCGGTCCAACTCCAACAGTATACGCGAGCATCAGCTCAATGAACTGAAGCCGGTCTCATATGCTAAAGTCTCCCCTGCTGGTGGCACGTTCTTCCCCTTCCACCATGCCAATTTACTTGACAgggatttgagagatttgagttcAAAATCTCTAAGTAACGAGTATGTTGGGAGCTTAGATGCATCTTTCAGAGACCTCCGCGAGGGGGCTGCGACAAAGAAGCCCGGGAAATGGAGCAAAGCATGGAACATTTGGGGGTTCATCCAGCGAAGAAGCAACAGCAGAGCGGGCGCCAATGTGGTTGAGAGATCCTTATCTGAGTCCTGGCCAGGATTACAGTCTCATCAGGGTTACAATGGGAGGATTTTATGGAGAAACAGCACTGTCAGCTCAAGGAGTTCTTTCGGTGTTCATGGTGGCTATGGCGGTATAAGGCATAGCAGCCTAGATATCAATGGTCAGAGTAAGAGGAGGAAGGATTATGTGCTGGAGAGGAATCGAAGTGCTAGGTATTCTCCGAGCTATGGTGATAATGGTATGCTGCGGTTTTACTTAACACCAATGCGGAACAGCCGGAGGAATGGAAGTTCAAGGAAAGGAAGGCATATCAATTCCCAATATTTCGTGAGGAACATGCTAGGCTTGTATTAA
- the LOC103996397 gene encoding ataxin-3 homolog, whose protein sequence is MEGPSNGGLLYHEMQESKLCAVHCVNTVLQGPFFSELDLAALASDLDQTERQMMLEGAGHGGASSGDFYSEVSHNVSMNGDFSIQVLQKALEIWDLQVVPLNSPVAELSKFEPELENAFICHLHDHWFCIRKVNGEWYDFNSLLPAPEHLSQFYLSAYIDTLKDSGWSIFLVRGNFPTDCPIPHDYSTGFGQWLTPEDAQQIAKSCNQMKFSTQEAYSSRIDTMAEQEEEDLNAAVKASLMDYTNIQNRPEVIEGGRNTVDSTALGLKVDPPNYNSSFMDPCPHRTESGESSSDVHNGTRGVETPSSSHDDKVQ, encoded by the exons ATGGAAGGCCCCAGCAACGGCGGGCTGCTGTACCACGAGATGCAGGAGTCGAAGCTTTGCGCCGTCCACTGCGTCAACACCGTCTTGCAGGGGCCCTTCTTCTCCGAGCTCGATCTCGCCGCGCTCGCCTCCGACCTTGACCAGACGGAGCGCCAGATGATGCTCGAGGGCGCAGGCCATGGCGGTGCCTCGTCTGGCGACTTCTACTCGGAGGTCTCGCACAATGTGTCCATGAATGGCGATTTCAGCATCCAG GTTTTGCAGAAGGCTTTGGAGATATGGGATCTACAAGTTGTACCTCTCAATTCTCCAGTAGCTGAGCTATCTAAATTTGAGCCCGAGCTCGAGAATGCCTTCATATGTCACTTGCATGACCATTGGTTTTGCATTAGAAAAGTCAATGGGGAGTGGTACGACTTCAATAGTCTTCTCCCTGCCCCCGAGCATCTTTCCCAGTTCTACTTATCAGCTTACATAGATACCCTTAAGGACTCTGGGTGGAGCATCTTCTTGGTTAGGGGTAACTTCCCCACAGACTGTCCTATACCACATGACTACTCAACTGGTTTTGGGCAATGGCTAACTCCAGAAGATGCACAGCAGATAGCAAAATCATGCAATCAAATGAAGTTTTCAACCCAAGAAGCATATTCAAGCAGAATTGATACGATGGCTGAGCAGGAAGAGGAAGATCTGAATGCTGCAGTTAAAGCTAGCTTGATGGATTATACCAATATTCAAAATAGACCAGAAGTAATTGAAGGTGGGCGTAATACTGTAGATTCTACCGCCCTTGGCCTCAAAGTTGATCCACCTAATTATAACAGCAGCTTTATGGATCCCTGCCCGCATCGTACTGAAAGTGGTGAATCCAGCAGTGATGTTCACAATGGAACTCGTGGTGTGGAAACCCCATCATCATCCCATGATGACAAGGTTCAGTGA
- the LOC103995536 gene encoding protein OCTOPUS-like isoform X1 — protein sequence MALEIGSLPPPFRLPPFTCDLHPDETVTGFCASCLRERLAGLDAAPGRRSTSSVSALKSVFSRVSASSHPSFLRPELRRCKSVSFTRRAVASAFGFESQRSSCDVRGRYTLWSLFRQDDLGRGYQPFAPSASTAAAPATMEGGGIELECRSLRFVPSSSATVPSLGTRADEDDGDEIRAADPVLQVGVSSDVDGADAVEETEVKPMKDHIDEDVQAKKLPSKDLKEIAGSFWFAASVFSKKLHKWRRKHKDKKRGEAAAAVMSAEKPPKFSRRLRDTQSEVAVDAFGRRSCDTDPRFSLDAARMSFDDPRFSLDEPRASWDGYSIGGQAAFSRLPAMLSVVEDAPAAAVLRSDGLIPVEKDAVTPGGSAQTRDYYLDSSSTRRWRSLDRSNSNSIREHQLNELKPVSYAKVSPAGGTFFPFHHANLLDRDLRDLSSKSLSNEYVGSLDASFRDLREGAATKKPGKWSKAWNIWGFIQRRSNSRAGANVVERSLSESWPGLQSHQGYNGRILWRNSTVSSRSSFGVHGGYGGIRHSSLDINGQSKRRKDYVLERNRSARYSPSYGDNGMLRFYLTPMRNSRRNGSSRKGRHINSQYFVRNMLGLY from the coding sequence ATGGCTCTCGAGATAGGGTCCTTGCCGCCGCCATTCCGGCTTCCGCCCTTCACCTGCGACCTCCACCCCGACGAGACCGTCACGGGCTTCTGCGCTTCGTGCCTCCGGGAGCGCCTTGCCGGTCTCGACGCCGCCCCCGGCCGCCGCTCCACCTCCTCCGTCTCCGCCCTGAAGTCCGTCTTCTCCAGGGTCTCCGCCTCCAGCCATCCCTCCTTCCTCCGCCCCGAGCTCCGCCGCTGCAAATCCGTCTCCTTCACGCGCCGCGCCGTCGCCTCTGCCTTCGGCTTCGAGTCCCAGCGCAGTTCCTGCGACGTCCGCGGCCGGTACACGCTCTGGTCCCTCTTCCGTCAGGACGACTTGGGTAGGGGCTATCAGCCTTTCGCTCCCTCCGCCTCCACTGCCGCGGCGCCTGCGACGATGGAGGGCGGGGGAATCGAACTCGAGTGCCGGAGCCTCAGGTTCGTCCCTTCTTCCTCCGCCACGGTGCCTTCCCTCGGAACCCGAGCTGATGAGGACGACGGGGATGAGATTAGGGCGGCGGATCCGGTGCTTCAAGTGGGAGTGTCGTCGGACGTGGATGGGGCAGATGCGGTGGAGGAGACAGAGGTGAAGCCGATGAAGGACCACATCGATGAGGACGTCCAGGCGAAGAAGCTGCCTTCCAAAGACCTCAAGGAGATCGCCGGCAGCTTCTGGTTCGCGGCCTCCGTCTTCAGCAAGAAGCTTCACAAGTGGCGGCGAAAGCACAAGGACAAGAAGCGAGGCGAAGCTGCTGCGGCCGTGATGTCCGCTGAGAAGCCGCCCAAATTCTCGCGACGGCTACGCGACACTCAGTCGGAGGTGGCTGTGGATGCGTTCGGTCGGAGATCCTGCGACACGGACCCGAGGTTCTCCCTCGACGCCGCCCGAATGTCCTTCGACGACCCGAGGTTCTCGTTGGACGAGCCGAGAGCCTCATGGGATGGCTACTCGATCGGAGGCCAAGCGGCGTTCTCCCGGCTCCCCGCAATGCTGTCCGTCGTCGAGGATGCCCCTGCTGCTGCCGTCCTCCGGTCGGATGGCCTCATCCCCGTCGAGAAGGATGCTGTCACCCCAGGTGGGTCTGCACAAACTCGGGACTACTACTTGGACTCTTCATCCACTCGTCGCTGGCGAAGCCTTGACCGGTCCAACTCCAACAGTATACGCGAGCATCAGCTCAATGAACTGAAGCCGGTCTCATATGCTAAAGTCTCCCCTGCTGGTGGCACGTTCTTCCCCTTCCACCATGCCAATTTACTTGACAgggatttgagagatttgagttcAAAATCTCTAAGTAACGAGTATGTTGGGAGCTTAGATGCATCTTTCAGAGACCTCCGCGAGGGGGCTGCGACAAAGAAGCCCGGGAAATGGAGCAAAGCATGGAACATTTGGGGGTTCATCCAGCGAAGAAGCAACAGCAGAGCGGGCGCCAATGTGGTTGAGAGATCCTTATCTGAGTCCTGGCCAGGATTACAGTCTCATCAGGGTTACAATGGGAGGATTTTATGGAGAAACAGCACTGTCAGCTCAAGGAGTTCTTTCGGTGTTCATGGTGGCTATGGCGGTATAAGGCATAGCAGCCTAGATATCAATGGTCAGAGTAAGAGGAGGAAGGATTATGTGCTGGAGAGGAATCGAAGTGCTAGGTATTCTCCGAGCTATGGTGATAATGGTATGCTGCGGTTTTACTTAACACCAATGCGGAACAGCCGGAGGAATGGAAGTTCAAGGAAAGGAAGGCATATCAATTCCCAATATTTCGTGAGGAACATGCTAGGCTTGTATTAA
- the LOC135644040 gene encoding tubulin-folding cofactor B-like, with translation MASRLQLPDDDSVVLRVTHANVKSFSADVRFSLEMTVESVKEKLWKKCGTAVDSMVLELYDDAGSKVCDLSDATRPFGFYSPQDGYRLHIIDLDPSSVTSGGWLEDTSLVEKYTISEDAYNKLDNNFRKFKEKMVSQNPMAKENKLSENYMEDLCANIKVGDRCEVEPGEKRGIVKFVGRAEALGPGFWVGIQYDEPLGKHDGTVKGKRYFDCPPQHGVMLRPDKVKVGDYPERDPFEEDEEI, from the exons ATGGCTTCTCGGCTGCAGCTGCCGGACGACGACTCGGTGGTCCTCCGCGTCACCCATGCCAACGTCAAGAGCTTCTCCGCAGACGTCCGCTTCTCCCTCGAG ATGACCGTGGAATCCGTAAAGGAGAAGCTGTGGAAGAAGTGCGGCACCGCCGTCGACTCGATGGTCCTCGAGCTCTACGACGATGCCGGATCCAAGGTCTGCGACCTCAGCGACGCGACAAGGCCGTTCGGCTTCTACTCTCCCCAGGACGG GTACCGCTTGCACATTATTGATCTTGATCCGTCTTCAGTAACTTCTGGTGGCTGGTTGGAAGACACTTCGTTGGTCGAGAAATATACAATATCTGAAGACGCATATAATAAACTTGATA ACAATTTCAGGAAGTTTAAGGAAAAGATGGTATCTCAAAATCCGATGGCAAAAGAAAATAAG CTATCGGAGAATTACATGGAAGATCTTTGTGCGAATATCAAG GTAGGGGATAGATGTGAAGTTGAACCTGGGGAGAAGAGGGGAATTGTCAAGTTTGTTGGTAGAGCCGAAGCTTTAGGGCCAGGTTTTTGGGTTGGAATCCAATATGATGAACCTCTAGGGAAACATGATGGCAC GGTGAAAGGTAAACGCTATTTTGACTGCCCTCCACAGCATGGTGTTATGCTTAGGCCAGACAAAGTCAAG GTTGGAGACTACCCTGAGAGGGATCCTTTTGAGGAAGATGAAGAGATATAA